The proteins below come from a single Triticum aestivum cultivar Chinese Spring chromosome 5D, IWGSC CS RefSeq v2.1, whole genome shotgun sequence genomic window:
- the LOC123120752 gene encoding uncharacterized protein: MEEGCTAQPVFIAGSKETEHKLKPTTAHVAETPRRLYKSGNRLHGKTRRHGRQPTPTRRTWQRKSRSRKEEAAFESPTTKQFRGGSNPEDRHANKNKHIRHAYWKRTDMQNQPSKTIRRLPPALAPPPPSQLAAASPSLPRASSPLPSRLLSSHPHRRRRHPPPRTAPEQQQQDKATQQQALGDEQQRREDEEHDGGGGRERQQQAKAALPFSAMCVRISRDSYPNLHALHNASNDSLTNAAYIKISEGDFGYVLDDVPHLADYLPKDGLPSSWTAES, encoded by the exons ATGGAAGAAGGATGCACCGCACAACCGGTATTTATAGCAGGCAGCAAAGAAACAGAGCACAAATTGAAACCAACGACCGCACACGTTGCAGAAACACCCAGAAGGCTGTACAAAAGCGGCAACCGACTGCATGGGAAAACTAGAAGGCACgggcggcagccgactccaacaAGGCGGACGTGGCAGAGAAAAAGCAGGAGCAGGAAGGAAGAAGCAGCATTCGAGTCGCCCACAACGAAGCAATTCCGCGGCGGCAGCAACCCCGAGGACAGACATGCAAATAAGAACAAACACATAAGACATGCATATTGGAAGAGAACAGACATGCAGAACCAACCATCCAAAACTAT ccgccgcctccctcccgcaCTCGCGCCTCCTCCGCCCTCccagctcgccgccgcctccccttccctcccgcgcgcctcctctcccctcccctcccgcctcctctcctcccacccacatcgccgccgccgccacccaccgcctcGAACcgcgccggagcagcagcagcaggacaAGGCGACGCAACAGCAGGCCTTGGGCGACGAGCAGCAGCGGAGGGAGGACGAGgagcacgacggcggcggcggcagggagcggcAGCAGCAGGCCAAGGCGGCGCTGCCCTTCTCCGCCATGTGCGTGCGGATCTCCCGCGACTCCTACCCCAACCTCCACGCCCTCCACAACGCCTCCAACGACAGCCTCACCAACGCCGCCTACATCAAGATCTCCGAGGGCGACTTCGGATACGTCCTCGACGACGTGCCCCACCTCGCCGACTACCTCCCC AAGGACGGCCTGCCGTCAAGTTGGACAGCAGAATCGTAG